The Cervus elaphus chromosome 21, mCerEla1.1, whole genome shotgun sequence genome window below encodes:
- the MSC gene encoding musculin has product MSTGSVSDPEEMELRGLQRGYPVPVSKRPCLRGAERSYVSPSDNSSAEEDDPDGEEERCALGAAGGAGGCKRKRPRVAGGGGGKKPLPPKGSAAECKQSQRNAANARERARMRVLSKAFSRLKTSLPWVPPDTKLSKLDTLRLASSYIAHLRQLLQEDRYENGYVHPVNLTWPFVVSGRPDSDTKEVSAANRLCGTTA; this is encoded by the exons ATGTCCACCGGCTCGGTGAGCGACCCGGAGGAGATGGAGCTGCGGGGACTGCAGCGAGGGTACCCGGTTCCCGTCTCCAAGAGGCCGTGCCTCCGCGGCGCCGAGCGCAGCTACGTGTCGCCCAGCGACAACTCTTCTGCGGAGGAGGATGACCCCGACGGCGAGGAGGAGCGCTGTGCGCTGGGCGCGGCGGGCGGCGCGGGAGGCTGCAAGAGGAAGCGGCCCCGGGTGGCTGGGGGCGGCGGCGGCAAGAAGCCCCTCCCGCCCAAGGGTTCGGCGGCCGAGTGCAAGCAGTCGCAGAGGAACGCGGCCAACGCCCGAGAGCGCGCCCGGATGCGCGTGCTGAGCAAAGCCTTCTCCAGACTCAAGACCAGCCTGCCCTGGGTGCCCCCCGACACCAAGCTTTCCAAGCTGGACACGCTCCGGCTGGCTTCCAGTTACATCGCGCACCTGCGGCAGCTGCTGCAGGAGGACCGCTACGAGAACGGCTACGTGCACCCGGTGAACCTG ACGTGGCCATTTGTGGTCTCGGGACGACCCGACTCTGACACCAAAGAAGTCTCCGCGGCCAACAGATTATGTGGGACCACCGCTTAG